From Macaca mulatta isolate MMU2019108-1 chromosome 3, T2T-MMU8v2.0, whole genome shotgun sequence, the proteins below share one genomic window:
- the PRSS2 gene encoding trypsin-2 precursor (The RefSeq protein has 2 substitutions compared to this genomic sequence) — MNPLLILAFVGVAVAAPFDDDDKIVGGYTCEENSVPYQVSLNSGYHFCGGSLINEQWVVSAAHCYKTRIQVRLGEHNIEVLEGTEQFINAAKIIRHPDYDRKTLNNDILLIKLSSPAVINARVSTISLPTAPPAAGAEALISGWGNTLSSGADYPDELQCLEAPVLSQAECEASYPGKITSNMFCVGFLEGGKDSCQGDSGGPVVSNGQLQGIVSWGYGCAQKNRPGVYTKVYNYVDWIRDTIAANS, encoded by the exons ATGAATCCACTCCTGATCCTTGCCTTTGTGGGAGTTGCTG TTGCTGCCCCCTTTGACGATGATGACAAGATCGTTGGGGGCTACACCTGTGAAGAGAATTCTGTCCCCTACCAGGTGTCTCTGAATTCTGGCTACCACTTCTGTGGTGGCTCCCTCATAAACGAACAGTGGGTGGTGTCAGCAGCTCACTGCTACAAGAC CCGCATCCAGGTGAGACTGGGAGAGCACAACATCGAAGTCCTGGAGGGGACTGAGCAGTTCATCAATGCAGCCAAGATCATCCGCCACCCAGATTACGACAGGAAAACTCTCAACAATGACATCCTGCTGATCAAGCTCTCCTCACCTGCCGTCATCAATGCCCGCGTGTCCACCATCTCTCTGCCCACCGCCCCTCCAGCTGCTGGCGCCGAGGCCCTCATCTCTGGCTGGGGCAACACTCTGAGCTCTGGCG CCGACTACCCAGATGAGCTGCAGTGCCTGGATGCTCCTGTGCTGACCCAGGCTGAGTGTGAAGCCTCCTACCCTGGAAAGATTACCAGCAACATGTTCTGTGTGGGCTTCCTTGAAGGAGGCAAGGATTCCTGCCAG GGTGACTCTGGTGGCCCTGTGGTCTCCAATGGACAGCTCCAAGGAATTGTCTCCTGGGGCTATGGCTGTGCCCAGAAGAACAGGCCTGGAGTCTACACCAAGGTCTACAACTATGTGGACTGGATTAGGGACACCATAGCTGCCAACAGCTAA